The genome window GTGGAGCCATCAGCAGCGGATCCATATCGTCAGAGTTGTTCCGCAATGAGCTGGCCCGCGCTTTTCAGTCCCTGTCGCAGGATCAACCGGCGCCGGTGGAGAACATGGAGGTGGAATCCGGAGGAGGACCAGTACCAGAGCGAGACggcacagcagcagccgaTGATGTGGATGACGAGGACGATGGTGGAGACGACAGTGATGTGCTGCCACGCCGCTATCGTCGCCATCGGTTCACCGAACAACTGCGTACCATGGCCGCCATGGGCTTCATTAATCACACTCAGAACGTTAGTTATCTAGAACTTTCCGATGGTAATGTGGAACACGCTATTAATCTGCTTATGTTGAGCATGAATTAATAAGGATCGGAATTGACTACAAAGCCAACATAATGTGCTTATTTTACGGACTTATATTTATTCTGCTGCTGAGGATTCTGAAGCATTAAACTCCCAACTTAAGCAAGGAATATCTCTTGAGAACTtgtaataattaaatatacatttagAGGAGTCATCTTTGTAAGCTAATTGGGTAGGGATTGGGGAGTTTGGGCATGGGGGTAAAAGCCGGCCGTACAAAAGGTTTCCACTAAATTACACTAGTTGATTAGATAGTCCAGCGCCTTGTCCTTATTATTATTGAACTTGAGGAGCGCCGCCGAGATTTTCGATTCATCAAACCCGAGGTCCAGAAGTTCTCCCAGTGGAATAAGGTGTTCGATAATCTTAAAAGAAGTCCCAGATCTGAATAATGGTTTTTGCAAAAGTTTCCGAAATTGACTTACCTTCTTATCATCGATACCGCACAGATTAACCACCTTTGCCACCCGTTCCAAAGGGAAACCCATAGTACTGATCCGTTGGGCCAACTTCTGTGCCGGACCAGCCAGCTCCCTAAAGGAGTTTCTGTCCACCGCTAAATCCACCGTTGGCTGCTGCTCCGCGTTGTGACTGTGCAGGCGGGTACGACGCTTCTCCGCCTGCTGCAGCTCCGTCTTCAGCTCCCGCAGGATGTCAGGCACACTCCTTGACTTAGTGGCCACCTCGTCCTCCGACTGGCTGAGCGCAAGCACGGAGGAAGGCGCTGGAGGAGCCTTTAAATGGTTGGGAGTCCCGAATCCATTGACTTGGTAGTTGCTAAACTGTTGGTAAGGATGCTGCTGCGGAGAGTAGAGGGGCTGGTGACTGTAGCCCTGCATGTGGTACACCTgcgaaaataataattagcCCATATTTTAAATCAGAGCATCTGaaaaaaaacttgtttttAATTAGAAGTGAAATATTGGGTATCGTACTAATACTTTGTTTGTAACAAGACCACGTTAAGCTCTGTCTCAGGCTCTGTCAAAATGTTGTAGCCTCAATTGTGGTCCTAATTAGTTTGAGCAAGAGCCCCACTATCGATttctaaataattatttattttctaccTGAAAGTGCGCAAAAATCAACCCGATTAAATGGTACTGCTAGTGAATGATCAATTTCctcttttattacaatttaaTGAGTAATGAGGATTCGAATTTGAGAATACAAGAATAGTGCGACATTCAAAAGAATCAAGGTTAACATATTATTAAGGCTCTTTAACTAGTTAAAAGTGTCCCACCTGGAAATGTTCCGGTTTATGCAGCGGCTGCTGGGCGGAAGCGCTGTACATTGGCGTTGGGTATAGAGCCGTGGCTGGAATGTGGCTTGGCTCGCCCGTGTCCTCATTATCATCACAGTGAACATGGAAATTGACGCTGTCGAGCGTCGCTTTGGTCTCCGCCAGCGTAGTCACTGCTAGCTCCACCGGAGCTGGCACTTCATTGCCGGATTGCACCTCCTTGGAATGATCCTCATGCGgcggctcctgctgctgctgtgcctgctgctgctgctcctcctgctgctgttgatctATGCGCTTCTCCAGCTGTGTCTGGTGCAACACCTGGGCTAGTATGTCCAGATCGTTGATGGTCTTCAGCTCGATATTGTCGAAAGGTGTAGAGTTCATATTGTATTCAAAGTCTGCGTAGTTTAGGGAGCTGTTCCGCTTGTGCAACGTCTGCGGACTGACCACTGGAGTGGTGCTCAGAATGGTGGGCTGCAAGATATTGTGAAAATTACACACACTTATTGACTTTGGTTCGTGGGAAGAGTCGCGTGACTCAGCGGTGATTGGAGGGggtggctgctgttgctgttcctcCTCCCTCTGCTCGGGCTCGTGCTTCTTCTGCCCCTTCTCGTCCTCATCCGATGACAAGTCGTCCGCACTAGGATAATCAACTGCTCCAAGCATCTCCTTCTGCTTCGCCTCCAGCGCCCGTTGGCGTTCCTCCTTGCGGCGCTCCTGGCGACTGGCTCGCTCCTCGCGCTGCTGGCGACGCAGGTGGCGCCATCGTTGCGCCTGACTCAGCACGGCCCGCTCCAGCTGACAGTCATACTGGTAATCCGGATGATCCGTGTAGAAACCTTCTCGGAACTGCGACAGCCTATTGAGGGTCGCCTGCGGCAGGTGGTACACGGCAGGCGGTGGTTTGTAGCGCTCGACTATCTTGACCGGGACATCTTCCATGTTATGCTAGCGCATTCACCACGAATTTTGTTAATTAAGTTGCTACTACGCGTTTTTTCTCTCTGTTCTCTTTTGTTGTTTCTCGAGCAACAGCGATAGGCGATTGACATTGTCATCGGTCACTGCTGATTCGCCAATTTCGACTAATGTAGGATATCGGTTTTGTTTGAGATGCCCACTTAATTAGATGTATTCAGGTTTGGTTGCGTGTTTGACAATTGATAGCAATATCAATATCTACCCCAAAGTTTGCCAATTTGAGGGTGAATGAAAGagtaaataaaaatcagaATACATTACAGATCCCGATATACaacataaaaaattaaaattacaaaacttTTTGACACACTATATAGTTATATTGTTACCAAgggtatattttttaattcatGTCGGATAGTTTTAAGGTCTCGATTtccaaaaactatttttgccCAAACTTTTGTATTGACTGAGTTTCTTAAAATCGCATTCGTGTTCTTTCTATTTAATAAAACGAAATACTATCTAAGTTTCTGGGAATAAATAAGGACGAAAAATGAGAGTTATGATATCAATTTTATCTTTATCTATATTAGATCCAATAATCCTACTGCCATTTCCTATGTGATGCTCTATGTAACTAATTTTGCAGGGTATTAATTGGCTGAATGCAGTCCGACCATTGCAACCATTTATCGATAGTTGATGCCGGGAATAGTTCATCGCTAAAGTCGAAGgcaatgtaaacaaaacaaaccgaGCAATGGACGATGTCGATGATCTGCGGATAAGCCAGCAGCAGCTTATGGACGAGATTTCGGCCCTCTTGCAGACCACAACGGAGCCGAGTGCCGCCAATGCACTGCAGCTGAATCAGGAGCTCCAGCGCCGGCTCATGCAAGTGCGGACCAAAATTCTGGCCATGTTACAAGTAGTAAGGGCCCGCTTCTCCCGGAACGAGGACATCCTGGTGCGCCGGCTGCGACCTCGTTCCCATTTCGGCCCGCATTCCCTCAATCGTAGCGGGGCGATCCTGAGAAAGGGCACGTTTCGCTTCAAGGGCAACCTGTTTTTCCGAGACATCGATGGCCGAAGCTGTCCTAACAACGAGGATTACGAGGCGCGGTGCCACACGGAGATGTTTCCCACCGACTTTGACATGCACTCCAGGCACGTATGGACATTGCTGGACAAAAAGAATGTGATAATGGGTATAAAACAACAGGTGAGTGGACCCTTCGAGTGGTTCAGATTGATTGCCAAATACCCATTTAATAGCAATGAAAACTAATATCCTGCTTTATCTCAGTTACTCGACCATAGGGCCCACAGTACGAATGCGTTGCCCAGCGGAAGTCTGAAGCGAAAGCCAATCGAGCGGCACTTAAGCACCCTGGTAAGTCTGCTGGCATCTGCGGATAGTAGCTTCAGCATCGACTGGAACCAGATCAGCACCCTGGACTTGGAATATCGGCACTCTCCGTATAGCTGCGAGGCAATGTGGAGGGTCTACTTAACACCAAATCTCAGGCGAGACAATTGGTCACCCGAGGAGGACGAAACTTTGATGGCGGTGGCCAATGCAAACAGGATGCAGAACTGGGAGCTGATAGCCGCGTCGCTAGACCGACGTTCTGACTATCAGTGCTTCGTACGCTTTCATACCGCCCTACGTTTTCTGATGGAGCCAAAGAACAGCCACCGCTGGAGCGATGAGGACAACGATAAACTACGGGCGATCGTTGATAGGAATACGGCAAACAGCGTAATTAACTGGAAAAAAGTCGTGGAGTACTTCCCGGATAAGTCCAAGTCGACGCTGATTGGTCGTTACTACTACGTGTTACATCCTAGCATCAGTCACGGTGGGTACCCAATATATTgcataatttttcatttattatttcgCTCCTTTTGGACGGAGTTCTTTCGGCCTTTTCCCTCAACACTAATTAATTTTCGCATGCTACTTCAGAACCCTTCACTACCAAGGAGGACATGATGCTGTTCGCCGCCGTTGAAGAGTACAATGGAAAGTTTCACTGTTTTCCGCGTTCTCTTTTCCCAAACCGGTCGTTAACCCAACTCCGAACTCGCTACCACAATGTACTGGCACAGCGCAACAAGACCGACTCCTGGTCTGTTCAGGACGACACACGGCTGATGAGCTTCGTAACGCAATACGGGGCTTCCCAGTGGCTGAACTGTGCCACGTTCTTGGGCAATCACACGCGGACCAGCTGTCGAACGCGCTTCCTGGTCATTAAGAAATTCCTTGAACAAAATCCCAATGCAAAAGTAGAAGACCTGCCACGCCGCCGATCAAAAAAGGTGTCCTCGGTTAACTCTGATAATTGGGCGCAGCGTTTGCAAGAGTGGCAAGAGGACCCAGAGTCATTAGTTAATGAGGAGCGCCCGAAAGGAACTCGGGTGCGAAGACCCAAGTCGAAGAAGGCTAAGATCGAGCCACAGGCAGAGAGTTTCTCAAGACTTACGAAAGTTGATAAAGAGCTGTGCGACTTCTTTAAGTTTAGTTACAATAT of Drosophila mauritiana strain mau12 chromosome 3R, ASM438214v1, whole genome shotgun sequence contains these proteins:
- the LOC117145791 gene encoding probable basic-leucine zipper transcription factor R, with protein sequence MEDVPVKIVERYKPPPAVYHLPQATLNRLSQFREGFYTDHPDYQYDCQLERAVLSQAQRWRHLRRQQREERASRQERRKEERQRALEAKQKEMLGAVDYPSADDLSSDEDEKGQKKHEPEQREEEQQQQPPPPITAESRDSSHEPKSISVCNFHNILQPTILSTTPVVSPQTLHKRNSSLNYADFEYNMNSTPFDNIELKTINDLDILAQVLHQTQLEKRIDQQQQEEQQQQAQQQQEPPHEDHSKEVQSGNEVPAPVELAVTTLAETKATLDSVNFHVHCDDNEDTGEPSHIPATALYPTPMYSASAQQPLHKPEHFQVYHMQGYSHQPLYSPQQHPYQQFSNYQVNGFGTPNHLKAPPAPSSVLALSQSEDEVATKSRSVPDILRELKTELQQAEKRRTRLHSHNAEQQPTVDLAVDRNSFRELAGPAQKLAQRISTMGFPLERVAKVVNLCGIDDKKIIEHLIPLGELLDLGFDESKISAALLKFNNNKDKALDYLIN
- the LOC117143696 gene encoding uncharacterized protein LOC117143696; translated protein: MDDVDDLRISQQQLMDEISALLQTTTEPSAANALQLNQELQRRLMQVRTKILAMLQVVRARFSRNEDILVRRLRPRSHFGPHSLNRSGAILRKGTFRFKGNLFFRDIDGRSCPNNEDYEARCHTEMFPTDFDMHSRHVWTLLDKKNVIMGIKQQLLDHRAHSTNALPSGSLKRKPIERHLSTLVSLLASADSSFSIDWNQISTLDLEYRHSPYSCEAMWRVYLTPNLRRDNWSPEEDETLMAVANANRMQNWELIAASLDRRSDYQCFVRFHTALRFLMEPKNSHRWSDEDNDKLRAIVDRNTANSVINWKKVVEYFPDKSKSTLIGRYYYVLHPSISHEPFTTKEDMMLFAAVEEYNGKFHCFPRSLFPNRSLTQLRTRYHNVLAQRNKTDSWSVQDDTRLMSFVTQYGASQWLNCATFLGNHTRTSCRTRFLVIKKFLEQNPNAKVEDLPRRRSKKVSSVNSDNWAQRLQEWQEDPESLVNEERPKGTRVRRPKSKKAKIEPQAESFSRLTKVDKELCDFFKFSYNMTLSAPKTFPVPKDVYNFAYVIRALAYKPPIRPSLLQNIFMPNEVLKCYNSMIRNLPDEEGDLKSPLLPPNWSTMMGFRALCILSGDCRKKEAEARSFEYNESLPPIQLFRKRLRALFYRTILLSRLESQFFTDLPSALVSLPRPKPDYAKLGTHVELIDPEPATQNDLKSEPLSEDEVINTVKQEVEMEYIVS